gtctggagttcgtttgcagtggctggaggccctggctcgcccattctctctctctccctctatctgtctttctctctgtcactcaaataaataaataaaaaattttttcaaatattaaaaaaaaaaaagaaatgtaaagggaTGTGCCTGGCCTACCTCTCTCTTAATTTTGCTCTAAAGGTTTTTCTTCTCAGTACCTATCACTTAAGGTCGACCGAATGTTAGCTTGATATAAATATACACAGTGAATGATTACTATAGGCAATCTGTCGCATCCATcactctttttttgtgggggaagcACCCCAAAGTCAGGCTGTGGTCTGCTGACAGCTGGAGGGGACGACTGCAGAGGGCAGAGCCCCCCTCATCCCAAGGCTGGTCATTGTGGCCTACGCAGAGCTGAAAAtctgccttctacctctgcttaaTGCACCACGCACACTTAACGGCACTGTGGGGACACGGTGTGGCCATTTAAAACACCACAGCCTCTGAGATCAGACTTTTTGCCTCCAGTCTTCGTGGAGGGGAATCTATCATAAATGCTCTAGCCAGGCTAGAGCAACAAGAATCATGAATGGGACAACTAGGAATTCTTCAGATGTGGACAACAGGTTCCCCAGGGTCAGCCCCTTCCTGGATGTTTAGGAAACCCATGGTATttggtatctggcttatgtgagatctggggagtcaaatcttaggcttcacaggcaggtaccttaatgactaagccatctctcaggacaatatccaatttttaaaaaaattttatttttattgacaacttccataattataaacaataaaccatggtaattccttcccaccacattccccttcacaactgcactctccatcatatcccctcccctctcaatcagcctctcttttaaatattttttttgttgctgttgttttgttttgttttttaaataaacatctcTTGTGCATAGTCAAATTCCTGTAATTTTGTCTTATTAAGAATTTGCTTAGTTTTCCATAAGGCATACTTTTGTCATccaaacatttcttttaaaattgtcttACAGAGTTAAAACCATAAATAAGAGAAATTAGACCACTAAAATGATATGTGCCAAGATCTTAATTCAGCCAGACCTGGTAAATTCTATCAAAACTAGACAGTTAAATAAGAAccacattataaaaatattagcCAAAAAAAGACTATTAGATAATTCTGCAAACTCAAATATGAAACTGGACTCAACAAAATATGTGCAAACGTGTCCAAGCATAGAGCTATGGGGCAGGGTTACGATCAGTCAGTTTAAAGCTCGTTCTAGGGGGTTAATAATAGTCCACAGTAGTGGTGGTTCCTGGCAACTCACAGGAGTCAATGGAAAAGAACAGATACACAACCTCTTCCAACGGTCAGTGTCGAGCAGGGCTGGGGCTTCTCCTGTCCACACCTGGGCTGCCTGGGGGGGGTCCCTACGGCAGGGGTGGGGTAAACACACTGCAAAGGTATCAAGTCCTGGGCTTGCACAGTGTCCTAGGGACCCTTGGGATCAGAACAACACTGACAATGCCTCCTCATTCAAGACCTCAGCAGAGTGTAGACAGAGCTGAGCACTTGGGACTCCCAGGTGGTGTGGGGGACAGGCTGAAGCCAGGCAAGCAGGCCTGCCTAGTACGGCAAGGCCACACCATAGGCCCCTCAGGCCTGAGGGTCTGGACTGCAACCACCACCTTTCAGCAGGAAGCCGCACCTGAAGCCCCAATACCCACACGCCACACCCAGCCACAACTCCACACATCAGAGTCCCGCGCGCTCGGCGTCTTCGGGCACCGAGCTCTGGGCATTCACTGCAGCAAGTCCTGGGCTGAGCACTAGAGAAGGAAAGGGTTGGCTGTGCCGGTGACCTGAGCTGCTGACGAAGGAATGCCCACACTGCCTACCAAGTTCATTGCCATAGGGCCTGGTGGTGTCAATGAGGAACCACTGGCCCCCAGAGCTGGGTTTGGGGCCACAGAGGTCATGGGAGCAGCCATGGGTTCTACCCCTGGTCCAGACCCAAAGGATGCACTGCTCCCTAGGATTGGGCTTCCCCGCAGTTGGTTCAACGTCAATGGCTGGGGCTGGTTCACCTGGAAGGGGTTGACGGGGGCCGGGGCTGCGGCACCTGGTGCCAAGAAAGGGTTGAGGGACTGGGCCGGTGGGGTGAGCCTGGTCACCAACGAGTCAAGGTTCACCAGGGCTGCATTAGGACCCAGGAAGGACTCTGGGGTTTTCCGGGCACTGCTGGACTTGCTTGAGGCAGAAGTCAGGGGCTGAGACTCAAAGGCATCAGGGCTTGTGGTCCCGCTATCCTGGGATGGCACAGAGGCCCCTGGCTTGGCTGTCTTTTTCTATGTTCGAAGGTTGTCAAATTCAGAAAAGTCATCTTTAGTTGTACCATTGAGATTACCAAGCAGCTCAAAGGACCCTGAAGCAGAGCTGGACTTGGCAGCTCCCCAAGCATCCACAGTTTTCTCAGCACTGGGGACAAGCTGCTGCGAAGCTGCCCAGGGATCTGAGCTCTTGGGGGCATACtgtgagctggctgtggtgggcaTGCCCCACGGGTCTGCAGAGGTGGCAGGCTTGGCACCAAATGATGGCCAGGGGTCCGAAGTGCTTGCAGGAGGAGCCACCGGTCCACTCCAGGGGTTGGTCTGCTTAGCAGAGGTCCCTGGTCCCCAGGGCTCAGTTTTCTGAGCAGGAGGACCGGAGCTGGGGAGGGCATCCATTAGATCCAACAGGGTAGTCTGCTGGGGGTGGGAACCTGGCTCTTTCTTCTTTGGAACCTTGACAGTGTCTCTCCGGCTTTCCTCCAGCGCCATCTGCAATCTCAGGTCATCACCCCTCCTGAGGCGTTCTTCCTGCTCGGCCACTTCTCTGCTCATGGCAAGTGCCAGCTGCAGATGCGGCTCCTCTTCTCCACTGGTCTGTGGCCCGGGCCTGCTCCAGCTCAGAGGACACCCGCGGGGAGGTGGAGCCATGATAGGAGGCCGGGGAGCCCCTGGCCTTGCCATACTCCTGCTCTGAGTAGCTGGTGGAGAGGTTGGGCTGGCTGGAGCCACGACCAAAAGTGATCTGGTTGCTGCCCATGCCAGTAGCCACCTGGGCCATGCGCTCTTTGGTTTTGAGAGCCGGGGCCCTTTCAGTCTTCAGCCGCTCTTCATCCTTGAGGAGGGCCACCAGCTGCCTGGACTTCTCGCGCACATTGATGCCCAGGTCTTTGCCATCGCGGTCAATGTACTGGAAGTCCTTCAGGGTCTGGATGGCGAAGATATTCTCACGGCACTGCTCGGAGCCTGTCTTGATAAGGTAGTCAAGCAGCGTCAGTGCCTTGTACACGTGCCGCCAGTTCTTGCCATGGTCATTAAGCCGCTTCCACACCGTGCTCATGATCTCCGAGAAGGCCACCACATTGTAGGTCAGGTCAGCGATCTCGGTCATCAGAGAGCTGGACGGGCCCCATGGGTCATTGGAGGTGGCTTCCCGGACTTTGTTTTCAGCCTCTGAGTAATTGTTCACAATGTTCTTCATCTGCCGCCTAATAGATGaagttgtcatttttattttgttacaaaGGTGAAGCTCTTCTGAGAGAAATGTTCCTGTCCTCCCAAGTCTGCACCATAGCAAGGTTCAGTCTGCATAAACCAGATGAAGCAAGAGCCCTGAACAGTCATTTCCTCCTCTAGAGCCTCAGATCCCAGAAGCTGGAAGCCATGACCTTCCTCTCCATCCAGATACAGTGCTGTTTCTGCCAGAGAAATACCAAGTCGACTCAGCATCTTTGTGTAAGACTCCATTCCTCCCGGCGTGCGCGAGGCCACGGCTGCAGACTGACAGGAGCGACCCGGGCTGTGCGGTGTTTGCCACCCAGACGCCAGCCAACATGGCGGCCGGGAGGGGGTGCGCCGGTGgcgtcttaaaaatatttttaaaaatattttatttttatttatttatttgagagaaagagagagagaaggagagagaaagaggcagttacagAATGGGTattcagggcctttagccactgcaaatgaaagccagacacatgtgcccccttgtgcatctggcttgcatgggttctggggagttgagcctgagtcctttggccttataggcacacacctttaaggctaagcttttatttttggtatcgtcatcttttcctcctattatgatggtcttatgtaggtattatCAGGtactacaaggtcatggatatccaggccattttgtgtctggaagagttaattgtaaggagtcctacccttcctttggctcttacattctttctgccacctcttccacaatggatcctgagccttggaaggtgtgacagagatgtttcagtgctgagcactcctccgtcccttcttcttggcaccatggtgccttctgagtcatctcaaggtccctgccatctgaaaagagaaggttctctaaccaagagtgagagtaacattactacatgggtatgaacattaagagacgtgcttaccgggcagttggGTGAGCACATTTacacagacaccagcagacattacactcctagggctcatgattttcCCCATCATAGATTTTccgtatcaggcatgtattccctcccatggagtagtcCAGTTAAGACAGCACTGGAATTCAGGAGTGACGTTAGACCTCAAGGGTTGCTTTGGGACCAACTATGGCCGCTGTTCCTCTGCCTAACAGCAGGTGGCGGAATTACCCAGCGGAACCCTCAAATGTCTGGCTTCCCCTGTTAGGGAGGCATCAAACCCTTTCCCTTCTGGTTGAGTTTGCCTTATCTTGTCCAGCAAAGTTGACCAGAGGGCAGATGGCATACTGAGAAGATGGTGACGTTATAGAGGTTTGTCCACCTGTACATCTGCTGGTATTACCTTCCTCCGTCACCCAGTGGGCTCCATCCAAACCACGTGGCCCAGGGAACCAGTTaatgagaaagcaaaacaaagctaGCCCTCCTTTTTCAAGAGCCACAACCCAAGTCAGGGCCATGACCGGCTGTACAGCCTTCTAGTGATTTAACCCTCTGCGACTGGATTTAAATCCTCAGTACACATTTAGATCGTCCAGACCTCTTCACCTCTCCTATCCCCCTCGGCTATCAGATTCAGAGAGCATTCTGCCCTGGGTGGGGCTAATGACTGCGTGACGTTAATACCATAAACGTTTGGAGAAGAGCCTGGCCCAGGGTGAGTACTCATGTGTGATGCGTCTCAGTCAGCCCCACTGCTCTTGGTTTTAAAGACACGACAGAACAGGACCTTGTGGTGATCACAGTTTGTTTACCTCTTTGAAGATCTTTCATGACTTGGTTAGActcggctctctctctctgccatacaATACCTTTGTGACTAGCTTCTATTTTATAAGACAACAGTGCTGTTAAAAAGTcacttgggggctagagagatggcttagcagttaaggcgtttgcctacaaagccaaaggacccaggtttgattccccaggacccatgtaagccagatgcacacggggggtgcatgcatctggagttcctttgcagtggctggaggctctggtatgcccattctcccattctctctgtgtgtgcctctttttctctctccaataaatacacaatatatatatatatatatatatttaaagtcacTTGGGAATTGCTCTAGAAAGGAATACTTCCACAAGGTGTAGCCTGTGAGGAAATCCTCAGAACAGCAGCGTTTGTTTGTCTGGAATATTCTGGCCTTCCCATCAGCTCACACAAACCATTCGAAGGCCATGTTCATCCTCGTCCCTCAGGACTCATTCCTTCTGTATATATTTGGCAGGAAATGGTGCCGCCTGGCTAAGAAGACTTTTCCTGAGGAGAGAAGCTCACACCGTTAGCTGTCATCCAAGAATAACAACTATTATCCCTGTCACCAGAGCAATGCTACCCACAAGAAACCCTCACAAAGATCAGCCCAGTGACGCCATTGACATTGCTTATAGCAAGGGTTAAGAAGGATCATTAGACCTTTACCTgagattctccctctctctcctgaacCATCCTCTCCAGTGTGTGCAATTCTTTCCAGCTCCATGAGATCTTGGGGGAAGAGGTGCTAGAATATATAAAgggtagaaatttttttttaaattttttaagtgttttttaaaaattatttatttatttatttgagagagacagacacagagagaaagacaaatagagggagagagagagaatgggcacaccagggcttccagcctctgcaaacgaactccagatgcgtgcgcacccttgtgcatctggctaacgtgggacctggggaaccgagcctcgaaccggggtccttaggcttcacaggcaagcgcttaaccactaagccatctctccagcccagaaaatttttaaaatgtatttgtttatgagagtgaGACATAGAGAGTGAatgtgggcacgccagggcgtccTACCACggcaaacaaaatccaggtgcatgtgccacagagCACACCCGGCTTtccttgggtactgggggaatcgaacccaggcagtcaggctttgaaagcaagtacctttaaatgctgagccatctctccagcccatggagggTAGAAATTTAACTGAAGGGAGGATTCTATCTACATGCAGCTATGGGCAAGTAGTTATCCATGGTGGGATGAGACTCTTTAGTGATGCGGctgtcttggggggggggtcacccatgctcctatagCAATCTTTTCCTCACCTATGCTCCCGTAAGTAAGACCAACAAACCCACTATTTCACCAAGATGGACAAGTGGAATGATCACTTTGTGCCCTGTGTAACTGGCTCCCTGTCTGGAGTGAGTGGACGTTTACACCTCCCCAGGAATTGCTCACAGAGTAAACCCAAGGAGAGAACTTACGCCATTCTGCCTACAGCCAGGCTCCCAGCAGCCACCCCCCCTCCATGCCCCACCCCTGCCAAGACATCAAGGTTACCTTCCATCTGCCGGCAGTATTTAACTTTCCACATAAGATTAGATTAAACATTGGGGTTCATAAAAGCCTAGGATTGCAGACTGCAGTTAGGGAGGGCTCGCTTGGTTGCAAGCCGAAGGTGTCCGGCAGTGGTTTTGGTTCAGTCCTGAAGCGCTGCTCACTAACTAACACCAGGAAGAGGCTCAGAACGACCTGGCTCTGTGAAGGAGAGTCAGACTTCTCACACACCGCATAGGTAAGGTTTATTACAATTGTTTTTGATAACTTACATGACAAAGTTATTTACTTTCCATTTTCAGAAAATcgtaaaataaatgattttctgGGTATGTGACCGGGTGCCTGTGCCTCCCTtgctcccttcttcttccctgcTTCCTCTTATCTTCCTATCTTTTCCTTACTCATTTCTTCAGTAACTACCTGTAGATGAAAATGttgagaggtgttttttttttttctaagtgaagGATTCATGCAAAATGTAGATAATCACATctgtttccattcttttttttttaatttttttttaatttatttatttgagagcgacagacacagagagaaagacagatagagggagagagagaatgggcacgccagggcttccagcctctgcaaacgaactccagacgcgtgcgcccccttgtgcatctggctaacgtgggacctggggaagcgagcctcgaactggggtccttaggcttcacaggcaagcacttaaccgctaagccatttctccagcccactgtttccattcttgatataaaataaaagactttgCTGTCTTCTATAGGCTCAGCTTTCAAGCAAAGAGAGCTTTGGTCATTGGGGTCAGATAAGGATTACTTTATTTATAGCATCCAGAGTGGCCTTGTCATGCCCAGTCATACATTTGTGACAGGAGTTAGGGATTGTTCTGTAGCCTGGAGACAGTGTACGGCTAATGGATGTGTGCGAGCTAAAACTGACGGCATTGATCTTTTATCTTTTCCTCAGTTGAGCCAATCAgggatgggagatggagacaaggaTTACTGGAATGTGTGACCTCCTCTAGGACAGAATGAGTGTGGGCAATGGCCTGGGTCACTATAGTCCAGGCATTGTGGCCAACCTGAGAGTCCTGTGGTCTTATACAGGAGTTTTAGTCTCTCTAGACTATACTTAGCCACCTCCCAAAGATAAGCCAACTTAATCATCTCCAAGGGCCCATCCTGTTCTGTGACTCAGCAAGAATCAATCAGTAGAAATGTAGTTACCATTAGATTGAGCCACTTGAAATTTCCAATGCCCAGCAAGTTAATCTTACATAAGCAACAATTTCATGTGGTTAAAATGAGTCTAAATAATAAGTCTATGGGCACTAGAAAAGAAAAGGCCTAATAAGATATTTACGGCAGGGTGAGAATGCGTGCCAAATGTGGTGCGTATCCAGTAGCTCAACTGTTATCctaggaaataaaaatttaagtgaaCTTACTTATCATCTGAATTTGTTTTGACATAATGCCTACAAGTGAAATTAAATTTCGTGTGCCATGCTTTGTAATTTTCCTGTAACCAGGAAACAAACATGGCATGCGTCAGTATTCAGAGAGGGAATCCACCTGGaccattccctctgtctgctcctctctctgtgtctcaaataaataaataaataaataaataaaataaaagaaagtgttGCTCTCAAAGCAATGCAGTGGCATAAAGAGGGCACTGCTGTacacagcagagagagacaccCAGGGTCCCCAAAAGACATGTCAGAGGAGGCCTGTGTTATCCTGCATTGTACCGCATTGCACTGCCTCACGCCGGAGGTAGATGGAGGCTTGGCAGTGACCGTGAGCACAAGACAGAGACAGACTCAAGGAAAATGAAGACCACTCAAGCTGTTCCTTTGCATCGCTTTACCTAAAATACTCCTTTAAATTATAGACATGTGGGTCTTGTGGATTTATATATGGATATAGGTATCTCCTTGGGAAACTTTAGACAAAGCTTCGTTTAGACCCGGGAGGTGGGAACAAATTACGAGGTCCATCTTTGCAATATTTTGCCTCAGTGGCATGTCTAGATGCTTCCAGTTCACGAAAACCTAATCCCCATGGTGAGCACTCCAAATGCTTGTCGCGGAGCATTATGCTAGTGGCTGCAAAGTCAATGTTGTTTTTAAGGACAAAAATAATGCAAGATTACTGATGAAAATTTGGCACATGGGAAaagcatctatccatccatctatctatctatctatctatctatctatctatctatctatccatataaAATCTCTCACTATTACCAATTGATCTGCTTCGTTTTAGTCTTTCCTCATTTTCATATACAGCCAGGTGAAGAAGAAATTACATATTCCCTTACATTCCCCCACTTCCACCTCCATTTCCTTTAAGGTGCCCAGTTGGAGAAATAATCTTAGCCTTGTTCATCTATTTTATCATCTCAATTACAGCAGGAGGGAAACATGCCAGCTTTATCCAATCTGACACAGACCCTGGAGGATGTCTTCAGGAAAGTCTTCATTTCTTACATGGACAGCTGGAGGAGGAACACGACCGCAGAGCAGGCGGCGCTCCAGGCCAAGGTGGATGCCGAGAACTTCTACTACGTCATTTTGTACCTCATGGTGATGATTGGCATGTTCTCATTCATCGTCGTGGCCATCCTGGTGAGCACGGTGAAATCCAAGCGACAGGAACACTCCCAGGACCCCTACCACCAGTACATTGTGGAAGACTGGAAGGAAAAGTACAAAAGTCAGATCTTGAACCTGGACGAATCCAAGGCCACCATCCACGAGAACACAGGTGCAGCGGGGTTCACCATGTCTCCTTGATAAGGCAGAAGTCCACTGGGGATATGCAGGCACAACGAGATGTCCTTTACCAAAGAGGAAATCCAAAGTgttctccctttaaaaaaaaagttattttctctctgctgagAATTTTCATGGAGATGGCATAACTGACCAGCTGAGACAGATCACATTTCGAGATCAGTGATTTATGCTTGCTTGTCGCAGTGATGTTTTGTGCTAAAGACCTCTTTTACTTCCTGCGCAATGTAAATGTCATTTAAATCAATGTCAATAGTAAGAATAAAGTCAATTTTAAGCAAAAGGCTTGAGCAGTAGCAGCGGGAATAGGAGGGAGAGACTTGCAAATCACATTTTCTCATGAAATATTATTTTGGACGCAGCAGActcaatttataaataaatgagacatcttATGCAAAAGCAAAAATCTATCACTTGCTCTCTGAATTGACATATGAACATTCTCTTATTCATTTATGAGCACACAA
The genomic region above belongs to Jaculus jaculus isolate mJacJac1 chromosome 5, mJacJac1.mat.Y.cur, whole genome shotgun sequence and contains:
- the Kcne2 gene encoding potassium voltage-gated channel subfamily E member 2, translating into MPALSNLTQTLEDVFRKVFISYMDSWRRNTTAEQAALQAKVDAENFYYVILYLMVMIGMFSFIVVAILVSTVKSKRQEHSQDPYHQYIVEDWKEKYKSQILNLDESKATIHENTGAAGFTMSP
- the LOC101605397 gene encoding LOW QUALITY PROTEIN: epsin-2-like (The sequence of the model RefSeq protein was modified relative to this genomic sequence to represent the inferred CDS: deleted 1 base in 1 codon; substituted 1 base at 1 genomic stop codon) encodes the protein MTTSSIRRQMKNIVNNYSEAENKVREATSNDPWGPSSSLMTEIADLTYNVVAFSEIMSTVWKRLNDHGKNWRHVYKALTLLDYLIKTGSEQCRENIFAIQTLKDFQYIDRDGKDLGINVREKSRQLVALLKDEERLKTERAPALKTKERMAQVATGMGSNQITFGRGSSQPNLSTSYSEQEYGKARGSPASYHGSTSPRVSSELEQARPQTSGEEEPHLQLALAMSREVAEQEERLRRGDDLRLQMALEESRRDTVKVPKKKEPGSHPQQTTLLDLMDALPSSGPPAQKTEPWGPGTSAKQTNPWSGPVAPPASTSDPWPSFGAKPATSADPWGMPTTASSQYAPKSSDPWAASQQLVPSAEKTVDAWGAAKSSSASGSFELLGNLNGTTKDDFSEFDNLRTXKKTAKPGASVPSQDSGTTSPDAFESQPLTSASSKSSSARKTPESFLGPNAALVNLDSLVTRLTPPAQSLNPFLAPGAAAPAPVNPFQVNQPQPLTLNQLRGSPILGSSASFGSGPGVEPMAAPMTSVAPNPALGASGSSLTPPGPMAMNLVGSVGIPSSAAQVTGTANPFLL